The sequence below is a genomic window from Neoarius graeffei isolate fNeoGra1 chromosome 4, fNeoGra1.pri, whole genome shotgun sequence.
gtatcagaaggcccactgcatttcgcgagatcgcaagctgtcaagttgctagaattcaatctttctagctatactttcaccccctacagctatcagtattacacataatcatagattaatcacacagcattctaattcaagtgaaaatggtctttaaaaatacacacaagtagtgatttagtcagagaaaccaatcaaaacatgtcctcaagtcgccggtcttcttcattctcgtcgtcgtcagaactgtcctcattttcttctgaagatgagcgctccggttcaaatctgtaaggctggataccaccaggacattcagctgtcaaaatctctacttgtgggccattttcttctactgtatcggtaaaatcaaagctaatttcctcagcatcgctcctattttctggtgtgtccgccattgcaactgcaccgagtggttactggtatgacgtcacgcagctgttccattgaccgagagggggcgctgcgaacgcggaaaatttcaagtgatgggcatgaccaaataaggagcgattacaaccgcgggaagcttttgaaaaatcgacagtcaatttatttcgaatctcgaaagcattctggtgcagaataatgcgacttttatcgccactgcgtgacgcctttaagttTGTAGTTCATTTTTTAAGCCAATTTGAATATATTAAACACATTGTAAATGTTGCAAATTAATACTAAACGTAACTAGCTCCTTTTTAAGTTTGTGTTTATTGTATATTCTATGTGTAAAACAGGGCTCGTTTTGATAGCAGAGGTATATAGCCACTGATTGGACTAACCCGTTGCTTTTATTAATGTTTAAATAAAGGTTTCTATCTTTTAAGCAATCTAAGGCtgggaacttttttttaaatattttattttggcCCCTCCCCTTTCATGTCTTTCCTGATGGATGAAAATGTATCTTCGAATGATatgaaaatttattttaaaagcaAGTGGTAATACTGGtgaagaaaatgtgttttggcAGGGCCCTCAGTCAGAACATCCATCACCTTTGCAGTCGCCATCGTCCACTGCTGGTGAGAAGTGTAAAGACAGGACTCCAGAGGAGGGTTCAAAGGCCATCTATCTCAGAGCCCTGAGTGCTGCTCTCGGGAACAGACTGAGGAGGTCATCCCACGAGAAGCCACACTCCCAAACAGCTCCTATAGAAACCCTCGCGGTTAGACCTGAGCCGGAGATAAAAACGGAACACGGTGAGGATACGGCACCTGTTCGTGTCCAGTCAGACGAGCGCGCACACACCCATCTCAACTTTCCAGATGATGAGGAAGAGGACAACGTGTTGGTAACTCACACCAAGGTAAGCAGGACCGAGTCAAACCTAGTTCGTTAACCGACCTGGGCGAATGTTCGTAGATGTTTCCGCTATACATGATTTCTATCACAATGTTTTGTTTTGCCGATGTTCAAGTAGGAAATCGCAGCAAAGCAGCATGCGCAGTAGTGTGAAAAGATGTGATTGGCTGGCTTCACGTGTCTCAAAAGAAGCACGTCTTGGCCCCGAGTGTGTTTAAAATAAATCTGTGACTTGTTTAGTTGCTGCAGTGATGGACGTAAACGCTCATTGTTTAATACTTAATTCTGTAATAGTAGCTGTGGAACAGTATCTATAACCTCACCACAGTCCAATTCAAGTCCACCTGATGATGATTGGTTTATCTCCATCCACAGAACGTGGTCTTGAAAGGTCGCGACTCTGCTGATCGGCTAAACGTTGAGGATCCCATGAAGCTGAAGAAGTTCTCACAGCAGGACGAATTTGTGGAGTGCAAGCAGGATGGAGAAGCTGACGATGCTGAAGCCCCACCTCCAGCAGTCACGCTCATCCGACAAACTTCATTCGGTAAACCATGGATTGATGCATCCTACcagccctcctcctcctcttggaGCACATGGAGGGAGGGTGGCAGCGGCGACTCTTCCAGAAGAAGCAGCATGCATCTACCCAGGAATCCGGTCGCAGTATTGGGGTGGGACCTCAGTCCTAAGCAGCCAATCAGACGGAGTCCTTCATCTTCAAACTCTCCAAACAACCTGTGCGAGTACTCCCCACTGTTTAGACACCGGTCCTCATACGCACACTTGCGCTACGGATTAACAACGTCCCTTACTGATGACTCCACCCGCAGGAGGTCAGTGGGCTCAGAGCCTCTCTGGCTGTCCGGCTCCAACTCGTTGGGCTTCATCGACACCCATTGTCACCTGGATATGCTCTATGGGAAGTTGGGCTTCCACGGAAGCTTCCAGAGCTTCCGagagaaatataacagcagtttcCCAGCGGAATTTCACGGCTGCATAACGGACTTCTGCAATCCAAGGATCACGCAGAAGGAAGCCATCTGGGAACGGCTTCTCGAAGAGGAGTTCGTATGGGGTGCTTTCGGGTGCCACCCTCACTTCGCCAAGGAGTACAACTCCACTCACGAGCAAAGCATCATGGGAGCCATGCGTCACCCCAAGACCGTCGCGTTTGGAGAAATCGGTCTGGATTACTCACATAAGAATTCAACCGGCCACAGCACACAGAAGGAGGTAGTGCTGCATGACGATGGATAAAATCACAAGTATTGAGTTTAATATTAAAATCACAGTGTGTTGTATGCTTGGGGAAATGAAGCGCACtggtcagggctcgacattaaggactgcccgattgcccagggCAAGTGAAATATATGTACTGGGGCAAGTGGGATACGTGCCCAACCGGGCAAGTTGGAACAAGcgtatattacgaactagcaccacaaaaatgagactttttgatcttttatttcagttcctaaaagcgcccctcactacgtatccgccattatgtcttggctgttctcTTCATCTCTGTTTCATTTCCTGCTTTGCGAGTTATTTTATACCCCCCACCCCCCCTGCTggtgtagtatggtacgcgtactgtttacagaccccttgtgcatgacgccACGCATCACATgacatgataattacagctggggtcagacaggcaccgtctttcatgcaagcagcttaatctgtcttcaatatggttaatttttgcgctgtttttgcttgttcaaacagagaaatggataaaaggcattactgtttccccgctatcaagaaaaatgttaacgaaTGCTTCAAGAGCAacaaggaaatgagtggttaaagaatacgaggagaggagctcagcctgaaaactccagagaaattcacgattgcatTTAAAATGTATTTGACAAAAACAGTCGGAAGTGAGGATAGAAGagtttaagaatctcgttttatttatttattttttctgctcacaGTTGAGTTCGCTCCTTCATGAAatggtttgattttcttacaggtgaagccgcttccttattcaacacagaaaacccagattggtttcaaacaactcgggcataaaaactcaacaaggagcgacatgcgcgataaatcctgaaagaacagaacagattaagagcagagagagctggagctttgtttctgttatcagaggaacacagtcctatgAAAAATATTGATATATCGGggtgtttttttaaatcatccacctctaggtttaaaaaaaaaagcgctgtgtcatgacagaccggctgcactgattcagttacaggttgccaggtctgtataaaacacccacaatctACACACTGAACAATTTTAAACTCtccttatcctgtctgtcatgacgcagcgcaGGTGGGGTTGTTGGGGTTTgttttattttcatctcattatctctagccgctttatcctgttctacagggtcgcaggcaagctggagcctatcccagctgactaggggcgaaaggcggggtacaccctggacaagtcgccaggtcatcacagggctgacacagagacacagacaaccattcacactcacattcacacctacggtcaatttagagtcaccagttaacctaacctgcatgtctttggactgtgggggaaaccggagcacccggaggaaacccacgcggacacggggagaacatgcaaactccacacagaaaggccctcgccggccacggggctcgaacccggaccttcgtgctgtgaggcgacagcgctaaccactacaccaccgtgccgccctgttttattttttaattaaaaaaaaaacctagaggtggatgatataacaaaaaaaaaaaaccccgatatataaatattctcaaacacagtactgttcaaaagtcttggcaccctattgttttcttcatacgaacttttgttatagatttctattttatgatctctacattatcaagtagtgaacctacagtctgagagagttctacacaaacacactgaactttacaacagctgcatgcatgtgaaatggaaataaatcaactaaggcaggaaaaactattttggataaaattgttgttGTCTTTTACAAATAAAAAGTAACCAAACTTAAgtttaatcaataaccaaacttcaactcaatgtgtgatcttcattttgtgttacaattcacaactattctatggttttccaaaaaaaaaaagtacttgcaAAATAAAGggaaagtgataatattggggggcaagtggaaatttacccccacttgtcccccagggcaagtgggtttaaaagctaATGTCGAGTCCTGCTGGTTTTAGGAAAGTAATCAACAATGGGATGGTGTGATTACAACCCTGATGATTGTTTTCCTCCAACAGCATGTTcttatgttttattccttttatactacattaaatttttttttttttaaattaaagaacaTCATATCGTACATTTTTATGTTTATAAAACATGACATTTAGTGTCATGAAATATATGTTGGGCCTCCCCCCCCCGCCCTCTTTTTCTCTATTGAAGAAACTGATAAAGTGGGGGGGAGAGCTGACTTTCGCTTGGGTTTTGTGTGCGCAGGTGTTCGAGCGGCAGCTGCGATTGGCCGTGTCTTTGGGAAAGCCTGTGGTTATACACTGCCGAGATGCCGATGATGATTTGTTGGACATTATGAAGAAGTGTGTTCCCCGAGACTACAAGATACACAggtttatatttaaaaataataatgattCACTTGGAGGAATTCACTCGTGATGTGTCGAGGTGACTGACTCGCATTCCATGTCCTTGTGTGTTAGACACTGTTTCACCAACAGTTACTCCGTAATCGAGCCGTTCCTGAGCGAGTTCTCAAACCTCTGTGTGGGTTTCACGGCGTTGGTGACGAACCCTAACGCCGCGGACGTCAGAGACGCTGTTAGGAA
It includes:
- the tatdn2 gene encoding putative deoxyribonuclease TATDN2 isoform X1 codes for the protein MTSERPKVKFNWLHTAFVSPTKFQKNAAGLARPTRWGGDESDDSSKDSSPSLNVSTSSVGELENVNLSTPQGRRVTPSQTRSAQKTHRLSSRPCRLFENSKGPQSEHPSPLQSPSSTAGEKCKDRTPEEGSKAIYLRALSAALGNRLRRSSHEKPHSQTAPIETLAVRPEPEIKTEHGEDTAPVRVQSDERAHTHLNFPDDEEEDNVLVTHTKNVVLKGRDSADRLNVEDPMKLKKFSQQDEFVECKQDGEADDAEAPPPAVTLIRQTSFGKPWIDASYQPSSSSWSTWREGGSGDSSRRSSMHLPRNPVAVLGWDLSPKQPIRRSPSSSNSPNNLCEYSPLFRHRSSYAHLRYGLTTSLTDDSTRRRSVGSEPLWLSGSNSLGFIDTHCHLDMLYGKLGFHGSFQSFREKYNSSFPAEFHGCITDFCNPRITQKEAIWERLLEEEFVWGAFGCHPHFAKEYNSTHEQSIMGAMRHPKTVAFGEIGLDYSHKNSTGHSTQKEVFERQLRLAVSLGKPVVIHCRDADDDLLDIMKKCVPRDYKIHRHCFTNSYSVIEPFLSEFSNLCVGFTALVTNPNAADVRDAVRKIPLDRILLETDAPYFRPRQVSPYVCRFSHPGMGIHTLQEISMLKGELVSTVLQTLRKNTTHVYGL
- the tatdn2 gene encoding putative deoxyribonuclease TATDN2 isoform X2, giving the protein MTSERPKVKFNWLHTAFVSPTKFQKNAAGLARPTRWGGDESDDSSKDSSPSLNVSTSSVGELENVNLSTPQGRRVTPSQTRSAQKTHRLSSRPCRLFENSKSPSSTAGEKCKDRTPEEGSKAIYLRALSAALGNRLRRSSHEKPHSQTAPIETLAVRPEPEIKTEHGEDTAPVRVQSDERAHTHLNFPDDEEEDNVLVTHTKNVVLKGRDSADRLNVEDPMKLKKFSQQDEFVECKQDGEADDAEAPPPAVTLIRQTSFGKPWIDASYQPSSSSWSTWREGGSGDSSRRSSMHLPRNPVAVLGWDLSPKQPIRRSPSSSNSPNNLCEYSPLFRHRSSYAHLRYGLTTSLTDDSTRRRSVGSEPLWLSGSNSLGFIDTHCHLDMLYGKLGFHGSFQSFREKYNSSFPAEFHGCITDFCNPRITQKEAIWERLLEEEFVWGAFGCHPHFAKEYNSTHEQSIMGAMRHPKTVAFGEIGLDYSHKNSTGHSTQKEVFERQLRLAVSLGKPVVIHCRDADDDLLDIMKKCVPRDYKIHRHCFTNSYSVIEPFLSEFSNLCVGFTALVTNPNAADVRDAVRKIPLDRILLETDAPYFRPRQVSPYVCRFSHPGMGIHTLQEISMLKGELVSTVLQTLRKNTTHVYGL